Within the Thermosynechococcaceae cyanobacterium Okahandja genome, the region AGAAAACCTCTACTACCTCCGAAGCCCGAGCCGCCACCGATACCTGAAGTTCCTGCAAAAGTCATGGATAAACTACAGGCCGCAGTGGCCAGTGGTACTGCAATTGCTGGGTTAGCTGGCTTAATTATTCTTGAGGCTCCTAGCTTGTTGATCACAGCCGGTGCCTTAGGAGTCGTCGCTTTAGCTAAATTTGCTTACGAGGCATGGACCTACGAAGATCGACTGGAATATTACTATACCGTCTCATTGCCTAGGTATGAGAGGGAGAAGCAGATCTACGAAGAAAGACTAAAAAGTCGAGAGGTTGAGGTTGAAAGAATAAAACGGGATTACGATAAAAAGCTTGAGCAACTGAACAGAGAGTATGAAGAGAAGGTCAAACACATAAAGCAACTGTGGGAGCAAGGTGAATCTATCCCTACTCTGACTGTTCGACAGCCTGATGCAAAAGGTAATCCTTGCATTGGAGCATACGAAAATCATTTGCGACAATGGCTGGAAGAGAAGATCAAGAATGACTCTAATCTTCATATTCAGCTACTTCCACAAGGAACAGCATTGACAATAAAGGATTATTCATATCCTTACACGCCAGATATTGGCATCCTTGTATCAAAGAACGATCACACTCTTTTCATTGACGTGGAAATAGACGAACCTTGGTACACTCACAACAACCAACGTTTTCCGTGTCATGCACTCGAGGATGAACGGCAGACTAGGCGAGATAATTTCTTTAAGGAAGGAGGATGGATCGTAGTTCGTTTCTCTGAGGATCAAGTTGCAGATGAAGGCAATGAATGTGTTAATTTCATATACGACTTGATTCAAGTTATATTGCAACCCACTTTTATAAGCCTGCGCGATTGGCCTATGAATTATAAGCGGTGGAATGCTTCAGAAGCTCTAACTATTCAACGGCGTATAGCTTATGCTGAAGTTCTTGATGTCGAACTATAGATTATTACGAAGAGGAGTACTTAAGGGTCTCTACGTGTTGAACGTTATGAAACTGAGTAGAGACCCTTGAGTGATAAAGTTGTACTTGTTCCGTATTGACCTTTTGTCCACCGCTTTTGGGCATCCAAGACTGATTGAAGATGACTCAACCGCTTAACTTGACGGCTCTAACGCTGCTATGGTGCTTGGGTTGGCTCAAGAAAGCAACTGTTGATAGCCTTCACGAGGGTTTTTTATGCAAACAGGGATGATTACCATTGGCAAGCGTCAGGTAGGCTGGCGCTGTCGGGATGGCATCGTTCGTAGTTTTGGTGCCGATGGCGGCGCTGATCCTGCCCACGTTGATGAGTTATTCCGAGAGTTTGGCCAAGAGCGCGGTCAGCACGATGCTAAATCTCGGCATGGTGTCCGTTACCTTGGGGAGGTTGCCTACCAGTACTGCACTGCGCACCAAGACTTTTCTGCCGTCGTTTTGCTGTTGGATCAGGTGGTTTTAGACCAGTGTTTTAGCAACCCCAGTGAACCCACTGAAATTATTCTTGTGGGAACCGATCAACCCGATACCGTGGCTTGGCAGTTTCGCCGCGATGATACCTGCTGGCTGGCAGCACTGATGGCCGGTGCCATTCAGCAGCGATACCCCCACATTACCGTCAAAGTGTGGGTGTGCAATCAACCAATTAACAGTATCGAAAATCTGCGTCAATGGGTGGGGCAACAGCTTCAGCAGTACTATGAGTATTTACTGCAAAACAATCTTTTAGAAAACTGGTCACTTCACCTTCAGATCAAGGGGTCTGTGCCGCAACTGTCCAGTGCGGTGGAATTGATGGCAGTGCTGGCAATGCGGCAGTTTCCGGTCAGCCACCTCATTCCCGAAGAACCCGTCCCCTTTTTTGCGCCAAGCACGCAATCCGCCCAGTCTGCCACCACCTTACAAAAGGTGCATTTAGGCCAAGTCTTTTGGCCGCTTGAGCAGCAGCGAATTGAAATGGCATGGCGGCAGGGTCACTTTGTGGCGGCCACATTCCTTTTAGAGTCCCATCGCAATCGCCATGAAGCACTCTACCAACTTGCTGATCGCCTCGCCATGGCGACAAACTGGCAAATCACGGAAATGCTGAAAAAGCTACAGGGAGAACATTGGGTTTATCACAGAGCCACCAAGCGAGTTGTCTCTAGGCAACAACGTCAGCAGTGGCAGCAGGCCATTGAAAAACGCTGTCCCCCCAATGCCGAAACGAAAGAAAGCAAGTTTCTCAAGATCTGGGAGTTAGAGTTACTGATTGAACTCAGCTTACGGCAGCAAAATTATACATTTGCGTTTATGCAGTTCGCCCAGATGCTCGAGCGGCTGTTGTATTGGCGGTACGAGACCGAAGAATGGGCAAAGCAAGGGTATCTAGATTCAGAGCAGCACTCGCCGCCCCAAGCTACAACGTGGCAGCCAGGCCCGGGGTTGGGTTGCCTATGGCACGCATGGCAAAGGTGTCACCACTGTTCAAACGACGATCCAAGGGTCAATAAGCTTAAACACATTAATGAGTGGAGAAATGGTGTTGTCCATAAGAATAGGTCTATTACCCGCAAGCAACTACAAGACATCGCCGCAACCTCAAGTGATACTCCAGAGGATATGCATGGGGGGTTAGTAGAGTTTCTGGAGGCGATCGTTCAGCCGCATCCTCGCCCTGACACTGGTGTGGCGCGATCGCTCTACGAATGGGGACTCGAGCAATTACGCTGACAGCACCAGCCGTAAGATCTATCTTCTTTCTAGGGAAGGTTATTGAGGGGAACGTGACAAAATACTGGGGCGAATTTTATCCCCGTCCTGCAACGGCCGTCCCGATCGCACCACGTAGCGATCGCCCACGTCTAAGCCACTTAGAATTTCAACTTTGCCTTGGCGACGCTGGCCAAGCCGTACCTGCCGCTCAACGACGCGATCGCCCACCACCACAAAGACAGTGCCTTTGCGGGAGGAGAGCCGCCCTTCCTCGGCACCCGCCAAAGCGGTTTCGGAAATTAGCAGGCGGGGCGCATTGGCCGCCCTAAAGGTCACTCGCGCTAGCAGGCCACTGCCAAGGCGCTCGTCGCTATTATCAATTAGAATTTCAACAGGGATCAGCCGCGCATCTGCCGCTGCGGGCGAAATACGGCTAATCCGCCCCTTGTAGGTGCGATTGGGAACTGCATCAAACGTCAATGTGGCCTCTTGACCGGGGGCAAGTCGTCCTAGTTCTCGTTCCGACACCTCGACGATGACCCGCAACTGCTGTAAATCTCCTAAACGGAGTGCCTCACCCCCGGGTTGCAACAGGTTCCCCACTTCCGTCAGGCGCTCGAGGACGATGCCATTCAGGGGCGATCGCATGAGGGCATAGCTAAGCCGCGCCCGCGCCTGTTGAACAAAGGCTGTCTGCGCTTGGACGCGCCCTTGAGCAACCGCCACCCCTTGCTGCGCCGTGATCACTTCCGCTTGGCGCGATCGCAACACTTGCCGCGCCGTCTGTGCCGCTGTACGAGCTTGCTCTGCCGCCTGAGCAGACACGGCACCATCCTGAAGCAAGGTTTCGAGGCGTTGGGCATCGCTTTCTGCCTGCTGCAACAGTAACCGCGCCTCTTCTACAGCAGTACGGGCACGATTCACCGCCGCCTGTGCCTGAATGACCTCATTGCGACGTGCCGCCAACTCCGCTTCTGCCTCAAAGACGGCGGTTTTCAGCACAATGGGATCAACTTCCGCCAAAACCTGTCCAGCGCGGACGCGATCGCCCACATCGACCCCTAAGCGCACCACTTGCCCTTCCACTTGCGATCGCACCATGACATCGCGATAGGGGCGGGTCGTTCCCGTGAAGGTTGTTTCTCCGTCTAATTGCCCGAGGGCGGCAACGGCAATATCTACCGCCACACCATTTTCTTCAGGCCGTGCGACAGCGGGCGGATCTAAGCGGTTCATTGCTGACTGGCAGCCCCCCAAGAGCACGCCGATGGCGATCGCCCCCATTAGCCCTTTGCCAATCATTCCATACCCCCCAAGCCACGCATTTTTGTCCTCAGGGTATCACACCGTGCTTAACTAATGAGGGGTTCGGGGACCGATAAGTCCCGCGCTAGTCGGGATACATGGACGCCCCGCGCTTCTCGATTCCCCACGATGGGGATGAGACAAGCATTTACCAGTAGGCATGGTTTGCGGTCAACTGTCGCTATGCTGACCATGAACTACTGTGTTTCCTCAGTTCAAGGACAACCCTATCAAGGGCAATGTTATCAAGCTGCCCAAGATCGGGGAAGTGCGTATCAACCTGCATCGACCCATCCCTGACGGGTTCAAGGTGAAGCAGGTGAGGGTCGTGTCCAGAGTACGGGGGACGCAATGGTACGTTGTGGTCACCATCGAGTCGGACGTGTCGATTCCTGACCCTCCAGTTCATGGTCGGGCCATTGGCATTGACCTTGGATTGGAGCGATTCTTCACCCTTTCGGATGGCAGTTTCTACAAGCGACCCAAGTTGTTCAAGTCGGAGCAAGGCAAGCTGAAATTGCTGCAACGCAGAGCGGCGAGAAAACAAAAAGGGTCTCGAAACTGGGAAAAGGCTCAAACGAAAGTGGCTAAACAGCACCATCGGATAGCGAACCGTCGGCAAGACTTTCATCTGAAGACGGCACATCAACTGTGTGACCACGCTCAAACCATCTTTGCCGAAGACCTGAGCACCGAAGGGTTAACGCGGGGGATGCTGCGAAAGGAATGTGTGGATGCCGCTTTTGGACAGTTTTTATCTCTGCTGGCATGGGTGTGCTGGAAACGTGGGGTGTACTTTGCGAAAGTCAACCCCAACGGCACCAGTCAAACCTGCCCTAAGTGCCTTGTTACCGTAAGGAAAGAGTTGGGCATCAGAGAGCATGATTGTCCGGAGTGTGGGTATCGGACGCATCGTGACCATGCGGCGGCAGAGAGGGTGTTGCATCGTGGATTAGAGAACGTAGTAGCCCAGGGACGCTGGGGAAGGGAAACCGCCTGTCAAGTCGGTCTGTCGGGGGTCTCTGACCTAGACAAGTGGCGTGGGGCAGGAATGCCCAATCGTGAGGTTGGGGGCAGGGTCAGCGTCGGGAGGATGTCACAGAGAGATACAATACGAGGGGCGCTCAGGAGACCCGCCGTGACTGCTCCAACAATTGCTATCCTTGACTACGACATGGGGAACCTCCATTCGGTGGCTAAAGCCCTTGATTTGGTGGGAGCTACACCCATCGTCAGCGATCGCCCCGCCGAAATACGGAGAGCCAATGCGGTTGTTTTACCCGGTGTCGGTGCCTTTGACCCAGCCATGGCGCACCTGCAGGAGCGGGAGCTCATACCGGTGATCCATGACGTGATTCGTAAGGGGGTGCCGTTCTTGGGCATTTGCTTGGGGCTGCAAGTGCTATTTGAGGCCAGTGCAGAGGGGACAGCCGCTGGCTTGGGGGTTTTTCCGGGCAGGGTAAGGCGCTTTCCTTCTACCCCCAACCTCACCATTCCCCACATGGGCTGGAATCAACTCCTCCTTACCTCAAAAGAACTGCCGCTTTGGCAGGGCTTACCAGCGCAACCTTGGGTGTACTTTGTCCACTCTTATTTTGTTGAACCGGCTGAGCCACACTTGGTGGCCGCTAACGTGCAGCACGGTAACTATACGGTTACGGCGGCCATTGCCCACCAGAACGTCTTTGCCTGCCAGTTTCACCCCGAAAAATCCGGCACGACCGGCCTAAAAATACTCGCAAATTTTGTCGGCGTTGTGCGGCAGTCTGCCTGCGGGGCGATCGCCCCCTAGCCCACACCAACCCTGCTCCATAATGAGGATGGTTTGCAAAAAATCAGGGGGTCAACTATTAATTATTCTCAATAAGCCTCAATTCTTGCAAATAAGCCCGTGGGTCGGTTATCATGCGAACCATAACCCGGCGGACTGAGCGAATCTCCTATGCCACTTTACACAGCAGCAGCCCTCAAAGCCGAACTCAATGATAAAGGGTGGCGGTTAACACCCCAGCGGGAAACCATTCTCAATATTTTCCAGAATTTGCCCAAGGGCAATCATTTAAGCGCCGAAGATTTGCACCACGAATTACGCAAGCAAGGCCATTCCATTAGCCTGTCCACGGTGTACCGCACCGTCAAGTTAATGTCGCGGATGGGCATTTTGCGGGAATTAGAATTGGCGGAAGGTCATAAGCACTACGAGTTAAATACCATGTCCCCCCACCACCACCATCACATGGTGTGTGTGCAATGCAACCGGACGACAGAATTTGACAATGATTCGATTTTGAAGCAAGCCCTCAAGCAAACCGATAAGTACGGTCTGCAAATGATTGATTGTCAGCTCACTATTTATACCATTTGCCCTGAGGCTCTACGACGCGGTTATCCGGGGTTGCCCGAGAACTGGATGTGCAGTAGCGCGATCGCCCACGGTGCCGAGCCACCCTCCCGCGCAAAATGATCAAATCCCTTATTGGCTTAGGTATTGCCTTGCTCGCCCCGGCAGCCATAGCGGTGGAGTTCCCCGATGGCCGGGTGGCCTTTGATCAGCCGCCAATTTTTGCTGAAGCCAATACCCCCTACCCGCAAGTTTGGTTCCCTAGCCCCATCTATAACTTCATTTTGCGGGTGCCGGATGCGGCGGGTGAACCCCTTGAGCGCCTTGAAATTCAGCAGTTGCCGTCCCAGGAAACCCTTTATTTTCAGCCCCAACGCACCCGGGCCTTTGTGGGGACACGCCCGCGGCAGCGGATTTCCTTGGGTGAGGTGGTCTTTGACCCCGATAACCAACTGCTTCAGATGACCTTTGATCCACCGGTGCCTCCGGGGACGTACCTGCGGGTAGAGGTCTCGCCAGTGCGTAACCCCCAGTGGGCGGGGGTCTATTTGTTTGGGGTCACGGCATTTCCGCGGGGGGGAGCGTTGGCCATTGGCCAGTATATTGGTACCGGGCGCTTGCAATTTTACCGTGGCTCAAACTTTCTCTTCTGATATGACAATGGCGAGTCTGCCGCCGCCGCTACAACCGGGCGATCGCCTTGGGGTGGCCTTCCCTAGCGGCGTTCTGCGGGAACAAACCGCCTTTTGGCAGGGGGTCGCCTGTTGGCAGGCTCAGGGGTATGAGGTGGTAGTGGATGAAGCCGCCTTTCAGGGGTGGGGCTATCTTGCGGGTTCCGATGCCCAACGGCGCGATCGCCTCCGTCACTTATTGCAAGATAGTACTATTAAAGGGATTCTCTGTGGCCGTGGCGGTTTTGGTAGCACCCGCTTACTCGAAGCATGGGAGTGGTGCCCTAGCCCGCCCAAATGGCTCATTGGCTTTTCCGACATTACGGCGCTGCTGTGGAGCTATGCCAGCCACGGGGTTGCCGGTGTTCATGGGCCGGTGCTCACCACGCTGGCTGCCGAACCCCTCTGGAGTCAGACGCGGCTGTTTCAGTGTGTGCAACGGCAACCGTTACCCCCCCTCTTCGGTACCGGCTGGGGCGGCGGCCAAGTTCAAGGATGGCTACTGCCGGGCAATCTCACGGTGGCCACCCATTTGCTGGGTACCCCCGACTGTCCCGATTTCAAGAATGTGATTCTTGCCTTAGAGGACGTGGGGGAAGCCCCCTACCGCATTGATCGGATGCTGACCCAGTGGCGACGCAGTGGGGCGCTCCAGCAGGTGAAAGGCATTGCCTTGGGGCGGTTTAGCCGCTGTGAGGACATGGCCACCCAACCCAACTTTCGTGTTCTCGACGTTCTTGGCGATCGCCTCGCAGATTTAGGCATTCCCATTGTCAGTGATCTGCCCTTTGGCCATGAGGGGGTCAATGCCGCCTTGCCCGTTGGCGTGCCTGCCGAACTCGACGGCGATCGCGGCCAGTTACGGCTGCTGACCCCGTGAATGACCCGGTGCTAATGTTTGCCTAGCCGTGAACGTTTGCCAACCCGCTCAGGGGTCATCCCCTTAGCTTTGCCCTATACTTGTGTCTAGTTTTAATGATCTTGGCATTTGGCACCCCCAAGCAAGCAGCAACACTGCCCAGCCAACCGCATTCCCGTTTAGTATGGAAGGTGAGGTGCTAAAAAAAATCTAGCGCCTATTCGTCTGATATATTGACGGTGGCTATACCCTTTTTCTCAGATCACCATGGGCTAGGTTCGTCTCCAGTAAATTCCGTTGTGTATAAGTATGTGCATTAGATAAGAGGTCAAGGGCTGTGCAGTATCTCGCGGAAGTCATTAAAAAAACGGGTTTCATGGGTACGAAATCCGAATTAAAGCTTCTCATGCGCGAACAATCTGGATATTGGCACCCTATTTCCCAAAACGAGGAAACCATCGCCTTTGACAACAGCCGTGACTACGGTAATGGGGTGCTCGTGTTTGTGGAGATTGCTGCCAACCGGCAAATCCAAAACGTCGATGAAGCCTCGCGACGCTTAACCGGTATTTTGCACGGCTTTACACGGATGCGGGAGCGCTTCCAAAGCCAAGAAGAAGAAATTGAAGGGTGGAAACAGTCCCTATCGTACCAAGCCGAGGCCCTAAACCAGCGGGAAGCAGAATTTGAAATTCGCCGTGAAGAACTACAAGAGCTAGAAGCGCAAATTGCCAACTACGAACAACAGCTTGCGGAACTCAATAAACTACGTTCAGAGTTAATGGGTGAGGAAGAGCGCATTCAAGCGGAGCGCCAGAACCTCGAAAACCTGCGCCACCAGGTTCACCAAGAGCAGCAGCGCTGGGAGCAATTAAAATCCAGTCATAGCGTTGGCCTCTCGCCTGAGCAGATTCGCCAAGTGGATACCATTCTGCAACAACTGAGCGAGAGCCTCAATGGCAGTAACAATAGCGAGCTAGGCCACTGCCTACAGGTGTTGGAGCAACAGCAAGCCCTATTAACCCAGTACTGGCAGCAACTAGAGCAAATTGATCAAGACGTTGCCCAGCGGCAAGCGACCCTTGAGCAGCAACTCCAAGCCTTCCGCGACCAAGAACAGGCATGGCACACCGCCCAGGAACAATTTTGGCAAGATAGCCGCGCGATCGCCCTGCAAGAAGAACTCTGCCGCTACAAGCAATCGGTTCTCGAGAAAGAGCGACACCTCCTCGCTCAGCAAGAAGACATGATTCAACAGATGCGGCAGGCCATGGTCAGTGACCTTACCGAAGTGGTTGATGTCAACGCCCTCATGAAAATGGCCATGGAGGATCTCGAAAAAGAAGTCGCCAATCGGGGTAACGACTTAAGGCGCGCCTCTGCCTTTGTGAACGATCAAGAAGAAGAACTTAAAATGGCTCTCGAGTCCTTGATGGAACTCGAGCAAAAAGTGAAAGAGGCCAGTGACTTTGACCGCCTCCAGCTTGCTGCGGAACTTGAAGACGAACGGCAGCGGTGTAACCTCCTCAACCAAGCCCTCGAAGGCCAGCGGCAAAACATTCGCGAAAAAGAAGCCACCTATAAAATTTACTGCCAAGTGCTAGAAGCCCGCCGCGATCCCGCCTCACAGCAGGGGATTAGTCTGATTCCCATTCTCAGCGAACTAGAAAAACAGTTCCAAGAGTATGGTGTTGCCGTGAACCAATTAGCCGAAGAACTCCAGCACGCCTACACCGACCTCGAAAGTTTGCGCCACGACCTTGAAGAACGCCGCAAGCAGCAACAGCAGCAGCGGGATCAGCTTACCCAGAAAGAGCAAACCCTGATTGAAGAACAGCGGCTGATTGCCGCCAAGCGAGGCCAAGCAGAGCTACTGCGAGAATTCTTACAACCCGTGCAGGATCGCCTCAACCAACTGCGCCAGTCCCTAGAGGATCTCAGAAGTAACCAACTCAATGGCCGCTCTGGTGCCCTCATTTCCGAACTCCAGCAGGTGGTCATGAATCTGGGGCAGCAATAGCAGCACGTAACATCCTAGGAGAGGCGGCTATCCCAAGCTCTAGCCGCATCCTCAATGGCCTGATCAACGGTTTTACGCCCCAGCAGTACTGCTTGCAGGTTTTCGTACAGTAGCCGTTGCAGTTCCTTAATGTCCCGTACCGGTGGAATGAGTACTTGGGCTTGCGCCATCTGGGCGGCACTCACAGCCCGGGCACGCTCTACGGGGGTTGCGGTTGCCCCCACCGCCTGAAAATAGGGATCCGCTAGAGCAGCTTGGGTAGAGGGCAAAACATTCGCCGCTTTGGCAAAGGCCAGTTGATTTTGGTTATTGGTGACAAACAGGGCAAATTCAACGGCTAGCTCAGGATGCTGGGTTTGCTGCGGTACCAAGAGGTTCATGACGGCAACATTTTTCTTGCCCGTCTTGCCGGTCAACTGCGGCGCAGGTGCTGACACTGCCGCAATGGTGGGTGCATTAGTGGCAATCGTATTCAGGAATTCGGGGCTGGTCATTAGCAGGGCTGTTTGCCCCGACTGGTAGAGTTCAATCCCTTGGCGATGCCCTTCGGTAAGGACTTGCGGTGGCAGCAACCCCTGACGGTAGAGATCCAGCCAGTATTGGAAGGCGGCTTTGCCCTCAGGGCTATTGAAGGCCGCCCGCCCTTGGGCATCCACAAGGGTAACTCCCATCTGCACCATGGATTCCATGAGTTCTGCTGAGTCTTCCGGCACCATGGTGATAAAGAAGGCGTATTTGCCGGTTTTCTCCTTGACGGCCTTGGCAACAGTGGCCAGTTCGGCATAGGTTTGGGGTGGGGTGGTCACCCCTGCGGCCTTGAGTAGTTCCTGATTGTAAATGGTTACCCGCGAGGTCAGGTACCACGGTACGGCAAAACTTTGGCCATCGAGGGTGGTGGCCTCCCAAATTTTGGGTAAATAGGTCTGGCGCACGGCTGGGGGCACATAATCATTGAGGTTCAGCCAGGCATTGCGGGCCGCTAGTTGGGAGGCAAAGTCCGGGTTCAGGTTGACCACATCTGGGGCGGTGCGGGCGGAGACGGCGGTTAAAATTTTGCTCTGCATTGCGGTCCAGGGGACATCAACCCAACGGACACTGACCCCGGGGTGTTGGGCTTCAAACTCGGCAATGAGAGCGTTGAAGTAATTGGTAAATTTGGGTTGCAGTTGCATGGTCCAGAATTCAATCTGGGTGCCCGTCTCCGCAGGGGGAGCCACACAACTGGGGAGTAGGGTTAGGCACACTCCCAACAGCAGCCAACAGCACCACTGGAGCCAACGGGGCAATCGGAACATGCACGCTTCCTCAAGAGGGGGGTAACTCTGCTGTGCAGGCGCGGCAGCGGGTTGCTGCAAGGGGAACAGTTTCCAGACAGTAGGGGCACTGGCGTTGTTCCGCGGGCGGGGGTGTTTTGGGTAACACGGGCAGCAGCAGTTTCAGGATCACAAACAAGCTCAGGGCAATAATCAAAAAGTCCAGCAAACTGCCCAGAAAGCTGCCAATTTTAATGCCGCTGGCCACGGTCACTTCCCGCCAATTACCCCCCGGGATCAGTGGGTTCAGTAAGGGCATGAGTAAATCTTCAACAAGGGAGGAGATAATCCGGCCAAAGGCACCACCAATAACGACGGCGATCGCCAGATCAATCACATTACCCTTGAGGGCAAAGGCACGAAAGTCTGCCCAAAATTGCTGTAGTTTGCGACGGCTGCGAGCCATAGCACCTCACTTGCCACTAAACGATCAACCATTCCCGCGCAGGGCGTTAGCTGAGGGTGGCGGGGAGTTTCGGTGCGGGTTCTGGCTCCAAAATCCGATCAATAATGCCGTACTCCTTCGCTTGCTGCGGTGTCATGTACAGCAGCCGATCCATATCGCGACTGATGCGCTCCGGAGGCTGTCCCGTATTTTGCGCCAGAATATCAATCATTGTGGCTTTGTTGGCCAGCACCTCTTTGGCGCGAATTTGAATATCGGAGGCTTGGCCTTGGGCATAGCTTTTGGTTTGATGAAGCACAATCGTGGCATGGGGCAGGCTGGCGCGACAGCCCTTTGTCCCAGCCGAGAGCAGCATTGCGGCCATCCCCATCGCTTGGCCAATACAAATGGTGTGGACAGGCGGCTTGATGTAGCGCAGCGTATCACAGATAGCAAAGGCTTCGGTTTCAAAGCCAATCGGCTCGCCATCGTAACGGGAGGTTCCGGTGGAATTAATGTAAATGCGGATCGGCTTTTCGGGGTCGTCGTACTGTAGGTACAACAGTTCAGCAATAATCAACTCGGTTACCGCTGGCACTAAGGGCATCCCGAGATAGACAATGCGCTCCTTCAACAGGAGTGAGGGCAGATCTGGTGGCGGTGTCCGGTAGTAGGCATCACCGTAGTAAGCCGCTTGGGCAGCAGTAATGGGCAACCGCATAGAACGCTCAGCGAATAACAAACTATCTGTACTCTAGCAAGTTATTGCTCGTTAGATCGGCGGCCTCGTGTGACGTGTTCGCCTGCCAACTCGTACAAGTAATTCATGATTTCATGATTTAATGCGCCAATCACCAAGTACAGCACCCCGCGATCGCGCACGAGGGTCGGCTGCCCCGTCCAACCGGCGCCACTCCAGCGGTGTAGCCCCTGAAAATTCGTGACCCCTGTCCCCAACAAAAAGCGATGCTGTAGCCGTAAGCCTTGGGGCACCCCTTGGCCATAGTAACAGCGCTGATCGTTACCAAGAAATGTCGAAATCAGGAGTTCCGTGTCCGGTTTTGCGGGCATCGTTAGGGTGGCCAGATCGCTGTCACTTGGCATGGCAGCCTGAACCTCGCTCCACCGTCGCAGCATGAAGCTAGCCGCTACGCCAGTGCCGCCCCAAATCAAGAAACGGTTGATTTGCCGCCGTTGCACTTTGGTTTTCCTCTATTCCCTAACCTTTAGAAGGAGAACAAGGGAAATTTAATGCCAGAGATCTTGCCGCCGTTCGTTAACTCTTCTCGCGGAATTCCCCATCCGTCTACACGGTGGGGATGGATAGCGACAGGGCGCAAGCTCTCCCACCGGATTGACTTTGAATATACTCTTTGACAGTCTCTAGCGGCGCACCTCCACAAGAAATGATGCACTTAGAATCATGCCAGAGTTTTGCTTTTCCCCAATAGACTTTATCGATTTCTTCCTTGAACTGTTGCCTGAGAATTCGACTAGATGTGGATAAGCTGAGTCATATCGATTTCTAGTCAGTCCCAAAAAATGGGCTATACTCATTGTAGTTGCAAATAGCGAGTCAGCACTAAATTGAGGAAATCGTCTTGTGGTAACGAGAAGACAGACATTTCGACTGTATCCAAACAAGGCGCAAGAAAAAGCCTTGTTTGCGGCACGTCGTTTGCACTGTTATCTCTACAATGCTTGTGTCTCGCATCGTCAATTCGAGTATAAGCATCATCGCAAGACGATTACCTACTTTGACCAGCAAAATCTCCTGCCCGCGTTCAAGGCGGAATGGCCAGAATTTGCAGTGCTGCACTCGCAAGCACTGCAATCAACAGTGAAACGAGTTGATTTGGCATACCAGTCATTCTTCAAGGGATTGCACGGTAAGCCGAAATTCAAATCGATTCGCAAATACTCAGGATGGGGGTATCCTGCAAAGTCTGGGTGGAAAGTTGACAGCACTGGCACGCATGGAACGGTGAAGCTGAATGATTTGGGTATCACCGTCAAGATGCGCGGCAAGGCAAAACATTGGGGGACTCCAACAACCCTAACCATTGTCTACAAGCCGTCTAGGCGCCAGTGGTTTGCATCATTCACTGTTGAG harbors:
- the hmpF gene encoding pilus motility taxis protein HmpF, translating into MQYLAEVIKKTGFMGTKSELKLLMREQSGYWHPISQNEETIAFDNSRDYGNGVLVFVEIAANRQIQNVDEASRRLTGILHGFTRMRERFQSQEEEIEGWKQSLSYQAEALNQREAEFEIRREELQELEAQIANYEQQLAELNKLRSELMGEEERIQAERQNLENLRHQVHQEQQRWEQLKSSHSVGLSPEQIRQVDTILQQLSESLNGSNNSELGHCLQVLEQQQALLTQYWQQLEQIDQDVAQRQATLEQQLQAFRDQEQAWHTAQEQFWQDSRAIALQEELCRYKQSVLEKERHLLAQQEDMIQQMRQAMVSDLTEVVDVNALMKMAMEDLEKEVANRGNDLRRASAFVNDQEEELKMALESLMELEQKVKEASDFDRLQLAAELEDERQRCNLLNQALEGQRQNIREKEATYKIYCQVLEARRDPASQQGISLIPILSELEKQFQEYGVAVNQLAEELQHAYTDLESLRHDLEERRKQQQQQRDQLTQKEQTLIEEQRLIAAKRGQAELLREFLQPVQDRLNQLRQSLEDLRSNQLNGRSGALISELQQVVMNLGQQ
- a CDS encoding sugar ABC transporter substrate-binding protein is translated as MFRLPRWLQWCCWLLLGVCLTLLPSCVAPPAETGTQIEFWTMQLQPKFTNYFNALIAEFEAQHPGVSVRWVDVPWTAMQSKILTAVSARTAPDVVNLNPDFASQLAARNAWLNLNDYVPPAVRQTYLPKIWEATTLDGQSFAVPWYLTSRVTIYNQELLKAAGVTTPPQTYAELATVAKAVKEKTGKYAFFITMVPEDSAELMESMVQMGVTLVDAQGRAAFNSPEGKAAFQYWLDLYRQGLLPPQVLTEGHRQGIELYQSGQTALLMTSPEFLNTIATNAPTIAAVSAPAPQLTGKTGKKNVAVMNLLVPQQTQHPELAVEFALFVTNNQNQLAFAKAANVLPSTQAALADPYFQAVGATATPVERARAVSAAQMAQAQVLIPPVRDIKELQRLLYENLQAVLLGRKTVDQAIEDAARAWDSRLS
- the mscL gene encoding large conductance mechanosensitive channel protein MscL — encoded protein: MARSRRKLQQFWADFRAFALKGNVIDLAIAVVIGGAFGRIISSLVEDLLMPLLNPLIPGGNWREVTVASGIKIGSFLGSLLDFLIIALSLFVILKLLLPVLPKTPPPAEQRQCPYCLETVPLAATRCRACTAELPPS
- a CDS encoding ATP-dependent Clp protease proteolytic subunit, producing MRLPITAAQAAYYGDAYYRTPPPDLPSLLLKERIVYLGMPLVPAVTELIIAELLYLQYDDPEKPIRIYINSTGTSRYDGEPIGFETEAFAICDTLRYIKPPVHTICIGQAMGMAAMLLSAGTKGCRASLPHATIVLHQTKSYAQGQASDIQIRAKEVLANKATMIDILAQNTGQPPERISRDMDRLLYMTPQQAKEYGIIDRILEPEPAPKLPATLS